One segment of Heteronotia binoei isolate CCM8104 ecotype False Entrance Well chromosome 18, APGP_CSIRO_Hbin_v1, whole genome shotgun sequence DNA contains the following:
- the CORT gene encoding cortistatin: protein MASLARPPLFLFLLVLISFSWPMGAAAATSPISEGLVWKDRKYFQVPADMKRSEVLAFLSGLANWASYVNEAPLSRQEKMELRPRQERATLPQPPAREKSPCKNFFWKTFSSC, encoded by the exons ATGGCATCCCTCGCTCGCCCCccgctcttcctcttcctcttggtGCTCATCTCGTTCTCCTGGCCCATGGGGGCTGCGGCTGCAACGTCTCCTATCTCGGAAGGGCTCGTGTGGAAAGACCGCAAG TATTTCCAGGTGCCGGCAGACATGAAGAGGAGCGAGGTGCTAGCTTTCCTCTCTGGGCTGGCCAACTGGGCGTCATATGTGAACGAGGCACCCCTGTCAAGGCAGGAGAAAATGGAGCTCCGTCCCCGGCAAGAGCGAGCGACCCTCCCTCAGCCCCCAGCTCGAGAGAAGTCACCTTGCAAGAACTTCTTCTGGAAGACTTTCTCCTCCTGCTAA